The Glycine max cultivar Williams 82 chromosome 3, Glycine_max_v4.0, whole genome shotgun sequence sequence TTTAGCCTTTGATAAAATAGTGTTTGATACTAAAGATGTTGAAGTCAAACTAAAGCAATCAAATTAAGATTCTTTAGATAAATTTACTAAGTTCTTATCTTAGATTTACTAGATCTTGTTCTTTTGACTTGATTCAATTCATGCTCATCAAGTAATCTTTTTGACATCATTAAAAGTTGCATGATATTCATTCACATAAAACAGTAAATATTAggacaaaacaataaaattgatatcaatttattttttatctcttaattaTAACTTTATATATTCATCTAAACAAAATTTATCTATGGGGAAAAATCTGAACAAAATTTATCTATGgagcaaaatttatttttttatggagacaaaatatttttccgaaccagaaaattaatttaattggaacaaaataataatatattatattatattcttataaaagaaaagtattataaatttatacgaaatacataattttatgataaacaaaaatttaaattacttatataaACTCTTATAAATTGCAATTAGTTCAATGTGTTTGTGTCCCTAACTTACTATATATGTTCAGTATTATaagagtaaaacaaaaaaaattaaaataaaataataaaattaatgtcaatttattttttatcttttaattataagattttacATTCatctaaacaaaatttatttatcgaaCAAAATCTTTCTTTTATGGGAAAgaaatctttttttatcaaatatgtaaaagtaaaaaaacaaaatctcgTAAGAGCAATTGCTCCCATAGAACTTAACCTACATCCGCCCTGATCCCATGGAATGGATAATAAGATAAACCGTAAGAGTATATAAACTTTAGTTCAAAGAATTGTGATCGTGTGATAAAAATGCGAAAACCCAGGAACTGTTGGGTCAAtatttttgataataataataataataatgtgagATAGAAGCCAAACCGTACTCCAAAACATAAGAAAGCAATCTCAATTGGAGATTGTTTGTTAATGCAGTTAGCGTAGTTAACAAAAAACTCCTGTAAAATATATACCCTGCCTAAATTAAAGATATCACATAACGTAGACACCTGAATCAAATTCTTCCGCTGCTCTATCTTATAGAGTGCTAGGTTTCACCTAATAGTTATAACTTCCACATCCCAGAATTGATGATTTTTTACGTCTCAACGTGATTTCTTACATCTCAACGTATTTCCAAACACGCTATACGACGCAGAACCGAGAATAGGCCTaattacacacaaaaaaagggAATTAAGATCACCCAAATGCAGAAGGAATAACAGTGATGTGCCTTAGAGGGTGCGTGGTGTCAGTGCCCCCTGCATGCTGCACAAACTCCGCAGGTGAAAATGTGCTTCCATGGCAGACACAAACAATGCTGACCTCAGATTTTGTGTATCTGTAGAGAAACCCATTAACCGTTCTCCCATTGTCCCCTTTTGTGAACACATAGGGCATTTGAGGGAGTGAAGAAGAGGTTTGAGAGAGAGGCTTTGGAGTCTTTCCCATTATTTCAACTTTGGTTATGTTTTCGTTGGACAAAGGTTTGAGATCAATAATTGGCAATATTATTGGTTCTTGAGTTTTTTCCTTTGCAATGTGCTTCATCTCTTGGATGGTGGTGAtggtgttgtttccttgtttgGGTCTCATGATGGGGTGAGATGAAGCAGAAACAACACTTTCTTCAGGTTGGGTTCCTATGCTTATTGTTTCCTTGGAAGTGTTTAATTGGGTTGGTTCTGCCAAGGAATGAACTGAATGGCTGTGGCTGTCTGTGCTGCCTCCAtctgagaaaaacaaaaaaaattggaacatttgttaaaaatatatatgtccCAAGGAAGGTgataatcaagattcaagttgaGAATTACATGAcataaaaatttagttaaactACATGTGACTTACAATATGCATGAAAGACGAAATATTGTGCCTGATTTGATGGTAGGACATTTTGCTTTTTCGATGACATTTGCTTTTACGGATTAATAgatcatgaaaaagaaaaatgacaactttatcttttttaaatgaattcacTGACTCATCTTAATTGAATGAATTATATTTGGAGATATAAGATTGTGTCACTGGTtagaaaagggagaaagaaggttgtgatatttctaacaaaattagaaaactaaCACTCCCtacaaaaaacttaaattatattGGAGttcaatgtaatttttatatatgtaccAAAGATCTttgggggaaaaaaaaaaagtagcaatTTCATCAAGTAATAGTTCAACCAGGGATGGCAGAGAGGGATGTAACATTATTAGGCGATATGAAACACTGATACTATTCAAAATTTCGGATAAGGTTGATCTGCATTTATCtcgaatatatattttaaaattaagattcaCCGTTTAAAATTGAACGACGATTCGATTTTATGTGCGGGGAACGCACATCCTAAAAAATGTCACTCCAAATTCCAAAATCATGGGacataattgtcaaattaagtttcttcttttcttgattaTGTTCAGCCTTTGAAATCATATATGCGAACAATTGAACAATAGTTAACTTTATGAAACTTTCAAACTGGAATAAGCCAATAAATcacgtttttttttatcatacagTTAAATAAATTACATTGAATATTCAAAAAACGAAAAagctcaaaaaataatttttttaaaggatctcaaaaaatcataaaattagctAATATGGAAACACACACacagtgtgtgtgtgtatatatatatattaacaagaaatacaaaaaaataaaaaattaccttCACCAGAAGAGCTTTGGTAATCCGAAACCACAGAAGAACTGCACCTGGAAGACCCATTCGACTGGGCTTTGATATTTCCTCCTCTTCCGCCGTTAACGCCGTCAACTCCAGCACCCACAATCTTTTCCCCTCCGACCCAGCACGGTAACGGAGACCCGTTATTCAACGGCAAGTACTGCACCGTCGGGAATTGGTGCAGGTCAAACGGCGTCGTCGTCGCATTCCACGCGCCACTAACGCCGTTCCCGTATTCTGTTTTCTCCCTCTTGAAATCCCGTTTCAATTCGGGCTCGGACGGTTCCCTCACGCGCTCCCTCTTCTGCTCTGTCTTCTTTTTCGCCTCCATTCTCCTTAACGCCTGAATGTCGTGCTTGTCGCTCGGCTCCACCACCACGCGCATTCCATCGCGACTATCCGAATTTGAAACACGCGCTTCGGAATCCGGTGCGGGCTTCTCCACCGTGTGTTTCCCGAAACTACCCCCTATGGACAACGCCAAATCCAGCTCTATCTCTTCGACTTCAACCATTGCTGTTGTTAATGTTTATGTTAACGTTAACGTAGGTAGCTTCGTAGCACAGTGGAACgtgatttatttgtttttttatcttcaataaaaAACGCACAGAGGGACACGTGGCGCGACCCGAGAAGGCGGGGATGGCGGTTAGCGACACGTAAAAGGGCAGCGTTAACCAAGGTTGCACCGCTAAATCCTTTCTTATCATCGAGAATGGAGAATCTGTTTGATCGAAGGTTCAGAGGGGGCCACGTGGCGTGTGATGAGGGGGAGCGGAGAAGGGACACGTGGCAGGGTTTGAGGGGAGGGGAGAGTAGAAAACGTGGCGCGGTGGTGCCTCGCTGTATGTGTGTCGCGCGAATCTCGAGGCGcaggagaagagagagaggacgAGGTGCCGCTTCGCGAGGGAGGGACACGTGGCGGGGATTTGAGGGGTTTGAGAAGACGAAACGTGGAGGGTGGGTTTTTAAGGTGATGGTGACGTTACGAGCGTTGGGGGAGGGTGAGTGGTGTGTATTTGCGGTGGGACTCGTTGCGGAAAGGGACACGTCGGGAATTTCTCACGTACTACGCTGGTGATCATACAGACTAGCGTGTCATCTACTAAGCTCTCAAGATGGGATTGACCCCATGGGCCAGCCCGGTACACTGGAAATCAGAGGTGAGTCgggctcaatttttttaagaaaataataccaTCAAGTTTTCAATTTGGTCCACTTAATATGTGAGTTAGGTAGGCTCAACCTATGAGTTGATGAGTAAGTTGGTCAATccatcatatttaaatattttgtctttCACGTAACTCTCAAGATGGGGTTCAGTCCATGGGCCCAGCCCAGTACACTGGGGATCAGAGGTGAGTtgggcttaattttttttaagaaaataataccaTCAAGTTTTCAGTTTGGTCCACTTAGTCTGTGAGTTAGGTAGACTCAACCTGGAAGTTGATGAGTAAGTCCGTCAATCCATCATATTTAAatactatattattttattttattattatcataaatttataattatttataattgctAGGaagttaagtttttattttgtagcAAGTTAGCAACCAAATTTAACCAGGGACCAATTCTTATTTCTTAGCCCAAACTTAACACAAATAGACAAGTTCAATTGACAATTGTTATAATATAACGCATGGCCTAAAAGCATAACATAAAGTGATAAACATTAAAACGTAATACTAAATAGGCAAGGCATTAACTTAAGCAACACATAACGTACAAAGAAGAAAACCTAAACGGCAACAAAAGTTCTCAACAACCTATTGTCGTAGAAGATTTCAgtatagaagaaaatcaagagATGGATGATCCATATAATGTTAGtcttttgtttgattatttaattattttatgattcaatttattttatttaatttttctcttatattgTCATAGGAATATATCAATTATGTGAGCCAAAATGTTAATGTCAATGACAAGTCTGAATTACATCTCTATTTGGTTGAGACATCACTTGAATCAAAGTTTTTTCCTAAGTTGGATATTTTGAGTTATTAGAAGGATCGCCAAGAACGTTATTCAAATCTTTATAGATTGACATGTGAGGTGTTAAGCATTCCTATAACAACTGTTGCTAGTGAATCGACATTTAGCATTGGTACTCTTGTGCTAAACAAGTATCGCGCTAGTCTTCTTCCTTCCAATGTTCAAGCACTAATTTTAACCCAAAATTGAATAAATGATTTTGAAGATATTGGTAATTtacatttcttttttcataatttttagtttgttattagtatgttgttttatttacttgacttattattgatatttttttttgtctttgtagatgaaattaatggtgatgttgagaaagaagaggaagttGTTCCGGATTTTCCGGTCCATGActctaatatttaatttcaatttcaatagtttagaagtttattttttatgacatttaaatttcaattatattaatgttgaatgtttattttgaagacttcaatcactttaatattaaattgaatggttggatttgatttagtttggtttctatattgaattttattttaagttgtttggaataattatttttacaaaaaaaaaagttaaaaagtggGTCAGCTCATATAACCCACCAACCCATGGTGGACCGGGCCGGGCTGACATTTCGTTAGCCCACACGAAAGTGGATCGGACTAGGTTAGCCCATTTTTATCTCAATCCGTTGCGGGTCAGTCCACATGAACCAGACTAACCCGGTTTGATAATTCTAATTAGGGGAAAGGGAGGCGtgactatttattttttgctagttattgtaaaattaatttaagaatttacattaataaaattacttaatttaagagttaaaaatgtcaaattaatcccaagtaaaaaatgatatttttttatcttaattctctaatttattaaaaaataactctgattaatttagaatttaacttaaatataaataaagtctgatatataattattttcattaaaaatcaaattgaaataaaaataaaaaatctgttAAACAACTCCACcctcaataattaatataatttagataattctcttattttaaattttatcattttctatcaagcattattttctctctcatgTGATTTAATTATGaggaaaactaaataaaaaactaaaatttcataCATGATATAACATGTCATATACATTCATTTATTATACacctttcttatttttattaatgtatcCGTTCCGGAACTTATAAGTATagtacttctattttttttttcaatatatttattataattgttaattacaaattatagaTAAAGAGtacatataattataaaaattaaaattacaacgtTTTGATTATTACACACATGTCCAATAGTACTctttataattactttaaatttgtaatatgagtaaatttaattgaaatagaaaCCAATTTGTTAGTAATTGAAAAGTTACTAAGTTCATATCTAACAACAAAAATCTTTCTCGTTAAGTaattgataaaaatgaaaattaaaatattattgaaagattattttttatatttttcaactatattaaataaataaaaataaaaatttctttaaagttAAACTAAATAAGAACGGTGTATCTAAAGTGAATATAGAGTatagatttttcttaattaatcaaaaaaaattgttaagattttaatatttttaaaatttattaatttaaaagtataaaatataacatattttaactTTACACATAGATGacatgagagaaaaaataagcaTTAGATATCATAAAATCCCCCTAATgataaaacatttagaaaatgtaaaacaattgtttaaattcaattgattataaaagagagatttttaatttcattttctacttgAGATCAATTAGACAAATCATAAAAAAGATTACATtgtcaatctattgaaattcactatgaataattttaaagtaattattataaaaaaaattaattatattaatataaatattatacaatTAATGTATTtggaataaattattattttatttaatacttcaAATATATGCAGTTTTGTTCAAATTAACtagcaaaacttaaaagcaTTCGTTTTTTATAGCATGTTATTAATATAAAGTATCCTTTAATTATGTCGATAACtcatttttttgaataaaaaatatgatttattactTTTGGTGAGGTGTTTGGTCTCaactataatttatttcattcacaagacttaaaattgataatttgtttaaaaaattcaagtctAATACTAATCATACTAACGACATGTTAGTATGAAATTCGCgtttagtttttaaaagatattctaTGTAAAAATTCCTATGAAAGGTATGCTttattgtttcaaattttataagagactatcatttttatatgattaatagataactaaattttaaagcatgttaattaaggtttaattttagttgtaattaaaataatgctTTCTTACGAAAATAAAgttcattataatattttaaacgtTTCGAATTAAGAACTATAAATTTACAATAtgtaattatttacaaataattaagaatacaaGTTAGTTAATTATAgtaacattaatattttaaaaacatgtgtatttttttaattttaattatttaatatttaaataagtaatattttttttatagtatttcttattttttatgacaataACACTCATTCCGGTCTTGATTATTAAAGCAACATATTAAAATACCCTCGCGCCAAGTTCAGCAATGGTGATGCCGCGGGAGGGTGTTGGGGAATGTGGGGCCAGGACAGGAGGAAAGAATTTGAATATGAAGTTTTAAGATTTCAAAgttgaaagaatcaatgaatgaatgaaaaaggaaagaaaacaatgGGTGGTGTGGGGGCATGCATGAAGGTTACGTGGTGGGTGTTTGGGTTATGTGAAGCAATATATGTAGAGAAAGGTGGCAGATTAGTGAGGAGGATATGGCAGTGCTGTGACACAGCGCCAGAATGATTCTAATTGTCATTCCCagcttgtggaggaaacgtattTTCAATTCTTACTTTAAGTGCATGATGTTGATGAATGAAGGTTGATTTTGAGGGCAGTTACGTcatgaattattatattattatattactagTAGAAATATTGACACTTCACGTCAGGTGTTATCGTTTGTCGTTTGTCGTTTGTTGCATCTATCAttctgtatttttattatttctttaatacatacttatatatattagcatattaaaatatcaaagaGTCTAGTTCGATCAACAACCTGATTGATCAATAATAACATTTGTATGTttgtattcttattttttaccaCATTTTTATTGTGTCAAGATTATAACAGTTtctcttaaattaatatttggcTTTGTACTAAGAATgaggtggttttttttttttttttctggtttatttagagtaattatttttcttattgtatca is a genomic window containing:
- the LOC100789670 gene encoding ninja-family protein 4, translating into MVEVEEIELDLALSIGGSFGKHTVEKPAPDSEARVSNSDSRDGMRVVVEPSDKHDIQALRRMEAKKKTEQKRERVREPSEPELKRDFKREKTEYGNGVSGAWNATTTPFDLHQFPTVQYLPLNNGSPLPCWVGGEKIVGAGVDGVNGGRGGNIKAQSNGSSRCSSSVVSDYQSSSGEDGGSTDSHSHSVHSLAEPTQLNTSKETISIGTQPEESVVSASSHPIMRPKQGNNTITTIQEMKHIAKEKTQEPIILPIIDLKPLSNENITKVEIMGKTPKPLSQTSSSLPQMPYVFTKGDNGRTVNGFLYRYTKSEVSIVCVCHGSTFSPAEFVQHAGGTDTTHPLRHITVIPSAFG